A single Deltaproteobacteria bacterium DNA region contains:
- a CDS encoding nitronate monooxygenase: MKTRITESFGIKYPIMLSGMSWISVPEMVAAVSNAGGLGLLATGVLKANETREAIKKIRKLTDKPFGANATLLFPGAKENAKILLEEKVPVINFSLGKGDWIAEAAHKYGGKVIATVVTEKHAMAAEKQGCDGLVVTGHEAAAHGGDATSLVLVPTIADVVNIPIIAAGGFADGRGLAAALALGADGISMGTRLMSTKESPLHENYKKLAVEKGADDTIYGPYFDGLGCRSLKTPAAIKAYRKGPLGLPNFFTALPNSKRIASMLGLPYLKVFLGILFAGPKISIQLAYMANAFKAISLATEDGDIKRGVLTVGQSTGLVHDIPTVAEVIERVVKEAEEVQAKVSKTITA; encoded by the coding sequence ATGAAAACGAGGATCACAGAGAGTTTCGGCATTAAATATCCTATCATGCTCTCCGGTATGAGCTGGATCAGTGTGCCGGAAATGGTGGCCGCCGTGTCCAACGCGGGCGGTCTGGGCCTCCTGGCGACAGGAGTGTTAAAAGCAAATGAAACGCGTGAGGCTATCAAGAAAATACGAAAGCTGACCGACAAGCCTTTCGGTGCTAACGCCACCCTTCTCTTTCCCGGTGCCAAAGAAAACGCCAAGATCCTTCTGGAGGAAAAAGTGCCGGTGATCAATTTTTCCCTCGGCAAGGGGGACTGGATCGCCGAGGCGGCCCATAAATACGGCGGAAAGGTGATCGCTACCGTCGTCACCGAAAAACATGCCATGGCCGCGGAGAAACAGGGTTGTGACGGTCTTGTCGTAACGGGCCATGAAGCGGCGGCTCACGGAGGCGATGCCACATCGCTCGTCCTGGTTCCCACCATTGCCGATGTGGTCAATATCCCCATAATCGCCGCCGGCGGTTTTGCCGATGGAAGGGGACTGGCTGCGGCCCTTGCCCTGGGTGCCGACGGGATCTCCATGGGAACCCGGCTGATGTCGACGAAGGAAAGCCCCCTGCATGAAAACTACAAAAAGCTTGCCGTTGAAAAGGGAGCCGACGACACCATTTACGGTCCCTATTTCGATGGACTCGGGTGTCGTTCACTGAAAACACCGGCAGCGATCAAGGCATACCGGAAGGGGCCCCTCGGCCTGCCGAATTTCTTCACCGCGCTGCCGAATTCGAAGCGGATCGCATCGATGCTCGGGTTACCCTACTTAAAGGTTTTCCTGGGTATCCTTTTCGCCGGCCCGAAGATCAGCATCCAGCTTGCCTACATGGCGAACGCCTTCAAGGCGATCTCCCTGGCCACCGAGGACGGCGACATAAAGAGAGGTGTCCTTACCGTCGGGCAGTCCACGGGACTCGTTCACGACATCCCCACCGTGGCGGAAGTCATCGAGCGGGTCGTCAAGGAAGCCGAAGAAGTGCAGGCGAAGGTATCGAAAACGATCACCGCCTAA